The Citrifermentans bemidjiense Bem genome window below encodes:
- a CDS encoding PEP-CTERM sorting domain-containing protein: MKTRITNMLRLSFAAVSALAILWTAVPAGATFVVDPNPGGISFYLNNEMISPNHFTGNVGGNDISYPAIDVVTMGAVTVASGYANIKQSGTDLLTSLTFTPLGEEKYGDFSFRGQLVSAGTIQVNVTNQNGVNTGLTFDIDQARRNFERIGIVSPDGDWIDAVNISFAEGFEQVKQIDFSPQAAPIPEPSTFILLAFGLAGVGLLRKRSKA; the protein is encoded by the coding sequence ATGAAAACGCGTATAACCAACATGCTGCGCCTGTCGTTCGCTGCAGTGTCTGCACTGGCCATACTCTGGACAGCCGTTCCCGCAGGTGCGACCTTTGTCGTGGATCCCAATCCCGGTGGCATCAGCTTTTACCTAAACAACGAAATGATCAGCCCCAACCACTTCACAGGCAATGTCGGCGGCAATGACATTAGCTACCCCGCCATTGACGTGGTTACCATGGGAGCCGTCACTGTCGCCAGTGGCTACGCTAACATCAAGCAGTCCGGGACCGATTTGCTAACCTCCCTCACCTTTACCCCTCTTGGCGAAGAGAAATATGGAGACTTCTCTTTCCGGGGCCAGCTTGTGTCAGCCGGGACAATCCAAGTCAACGTCACCAACCAAAACGGTGTTAACACCGGCCTCACCTTCGACATCGACCAAGCCAGGCGGAACTTCGAGCGGATAGGCATAGTGTCTCCCGACGGCGACTGGATCGACGCGGTCAATATTTCCTTCGCCGAGGGATTCGAACAAGTCAAACAAATCGATTTTTCCCCGCAGGCTGCTCCCATTCCAGAACCTTCCACCTTCATCCTGCTCGCTTTCGGGCTGGCAGGAGTTGGCTTGTTGAGAAAAAGAAGCAAAGCCTGA